From the Thermococcus sp. genome, the window GCCACCCCACAGATAGTGTACCAAGCCATGAAACATTCGGGGGTCTTTCTTGAGGTGGGAGGAGAGTGGTACATCCTGCCCTACAACGACACGAAGTCCCAGGTGTACATAGGGCAGCTCTACACCATCTTCGTCAAGAACCGGCTACCGAAGACGAATCAGACGTCCGGTTGATCTCTTTTGGAGTTATTGCACAGTAGGGGGCCATTAAAACACCCTGGCATAGCCCCATTTCCTTACACTCATGAGGATGGAGGTCTCGGTGCTCCTTATCCCCCCTATCCTTCCGAGCTTCTCTATAAGGAAGTTTTCAAGCTCCTGAAGGTCCCTCACCGTGACTTGCATCAGGATATCGTGAGCACCCGTTGCGATCCCCAAGACATCCACCTCAGGGAGTTTACTGAGCTCCTCCGCTGCCATTTTTATCCTGCTGGCCTCAACATCAACCGCTATAAAAGCGACTATTGAGTAACCCGCCTTGAAGGGATTGATGAGCGCAGAGAACTTTCGTATAACCCCTATCTCCTGGAGTTTTTTGACCCGAAGACGCACTGTGGACTCTGGAACCCTCAACCTCCGAGCCATTTCAGAGTAGCTCGCCCTCCCGTTTTCCTGGAGTATCCGAAGGATGCCCCTATCAAGTTCATCGAGACGAATCTCAGCCATACAAACCACCGATCTTAATATTTCAGCATTTTATTTATAAAGATTTATATGTAATACGTAAAATTTAACCGAAATCTCTATTAATTTCTAAGGAGTATAACATCTAGGGTGTGACCATGGACGAGGAGGATGTTGCCAGACGGTACTCCCACATGTTCCCAACATCATCGCGGGTAACCTACACCCCAATAGTAGGGGTCAAAGCGGAGAACGCGCGTGTTTGGGACATCCGTGGGAGGGAGTACATAGACTTCCTCAGCGATGCTGCCGTCCAGAACGTTGGCCACAACAACCCCAGGGTGGTGCAGGCAATAAAGGAACAGGCCGACAGACTCGTTCACTTCACGTTTATATACGGCTTTCCGATAGAGCCTCTCCTCCTGGCAGAGAAGCTGGCCGAGATCTCACCGATCGAAGACCCAAAGATAGCCTTTGGCCTCAGCGGAAGTGATGCAAACGATGGTGCAATAAAGTTCGCCAGGGCGTACACGGGAAGACGTTCAATTCTCAGCTATCTGCGAAGCTACTACGGCTCCACGTACGGCGCTATGAGCCTTACAGGGCTGGACTTTGAAGCCCGGGCTAAAGTGGGGGAACTCAACGGCGTTCACTTTATCCCATACCCAAACTGCTACCGCTGTCCATTCGGGAAGGAACCCCAAAGTTGTAGGATGGAGTGCGTGTCCTACCTGAAGGAGAAGTTCGAAGGAGAGGTACATGCCGAGGGTATCGCCGCCCTCTTTGCCGAACCAGTACAGGGGGATGCGGGCATGGTTGTTCCACCCAGAGACTACTTCAAAAGGGTGAAGCGCCTTTTGGACAAGCACGGGATCTTACTGGCCGTCGATGAGGTTCAAAGCGGGATGGGAAGGACGGGCAGGTGGTTTGCAATAGAGCACTTTGGAGTCAAACCCGACATAGTAACCCTCGCCAAGCCCCTGGGGGGTGGACTGCCCATAAGCGCCATCCTCGGACGGAGAGAGATCATGGACACCCTGCCCCCGATGGGACATGCGTTCAGCCTGAGCGGGAACCCCATTGCAAGTCGGGCGGCGCTGGTGGTCATAGAGGAGATCGAGGAAAGGGATCTCTTAAAGAGGGCCGAGAAACTGGGGACATACGCCAAAAAACGGCTGGAGAAGATGAAGGGAGAACATGAACTCATCGGTGACGTTCGTGGCCTCGGCCTGATGCTTGGGATTGACCTTGTGAAGGATAGAGAGACGAAGGAAAGGGCATACTCCGAGGCCAGGAAGGTCGTCTGGCGGGCCTATGAGCTCGGACTTATACTGGCGTTCCTGCAGGGCAACGTGCTCAGGATACAGCCACCGCTGACGATAGAGGAGGACCTGCTTGA encodes:
- a CDS encoding Lrp/AsnC family transcriptional regulator, with the translated sequence MAEIRLDELDRGILRILQENGRASYSEMARRLRVPESTVRLRVKKLQEIGVIRKFSALINPFKAGYSIVAFIAVDVEASRIKMAAEELSKLPEVDVLGIATGAHDILMQVTVRDLQELENFLIEKLGRIGGIRSTETSILMSVRKWGYARVF
- a CDS encoding leucine/methionine racemase; protein product: MDEEDVARRYSHMFPTSSRVTYTPIVGVKAENARVWDIRGREYIDFLSDAAVQNVGHNNPRVVQAIKEQADRLVHFTFIYGFPIEPLLLAEKLAEISPIEDPKIAFGLSGSDANDGAIKFARAYTGRRSILSYLRSYYGSTYGAMSLTGLDFEARAKVGELNGVHFIPYPNCYRCPFGKEPQSCRMECVSYLKEKFEGEVHAEGIAALFAEPVQGDAGMVVPPRDYFKRVKRLLDKHGILLAVDEVQSGMGRTGRWFAIEHFGVKPDIVTLAKPLGGGLPISAILGRREIMDTLPPMGHAFSLSGNPIASRAALVVIEEIEERDLLKRAEKLGTYAKKRLEKMKGEHELIGDVRGLGLMLGIDLVKDRETKERAYSEARKVVWRAYELGLILAFLQGNVLRIQPPLTIEEDLLEEGLNRLEQAINDVEEGKVPDRVLSKVQGW